A window of Desulfuromonas soudanensis genomic DNA:
GAGGCGTCGATGACGCACTCGTAATCCTCCATCCGGGCGAGGAGTATGCCGCTGGTCGGGTCGACGAATTCGATCTCCGCCACCGCCTTGCGGGCGCTCTGGCTGGTGATGCGGATGCGGATCTCGGCGCCGCTCTCCGGGAACGTCTCGCAGTACTGGCGGTATCGCCCGGCGAAGACCGGCAGCGACGCGGCCCGGTAGCGCTCGAAGCTCCAGAGGATCATCATCTGGAAGCTGCAGTCGAGGGCCAGCGGGTCGGCGAGCCAGGCGTTGCGCAGCGGCTGGTTGATCCACTTGGAGGGGAGCGGCGCCGGGCGTACCAGGGAGCCGATGCCGTCGGCGGAGCAGCCGATCATCTCGCGAATCCCCTGGAAATCGATGCCGTGAAAGAGGCGCTCCGGACGGTAGACCTCCGCCATGGGGTGGGCGTAGGGGGGGAGCTCGAGCCTCTCGACCGGCGCCTTCCCTTCCGGCAGGCGGGCGGCCAGAACCATGCGCGCCCGGCTGTGAACAAACTGCTGCCCCGTGACATCGGTGCCGGAGAGCTCGACGGGGACCATGTGAAAGCCGCCGCTCTTGATCGCCTTGCCGGTCATCACCTGCAGTGTATGGCTCGTTCCCGGTTCCAGGGTCACCCCTTTGAGGACCCGCAGGTCGTTGAAGCCGTGAAAACGCAAGCCGGGATTGTTGTGGATGGCGCCGTGGGCCATCCACTCGATGATCATCGCCATGGGGAGGACCGCCCTCCGGTCCATGACATGGGAGCGCAGGAAGGGGAATTGCTCGATGGAGAGGTCGAGATCGAAGGCCTTGGAGACGTAAATATTCTGATGGACCGCCGACGGGGCGCTCCCGGCGGACTCGCCCCGGCCGCCGAGAATCACCAGTTCCACCGGGCCGCCGGGGGGGGTGGAGATCTCCTCGAGGAGATATTCGGCCCCGGCCCGGAGGTCGATGACGGCAATCCCCTCTTCGGCAAAGACCTTCTTCAGCGCCGGTGTGACCATGCCGCCGTCCCAGGGGCCCCAGTTGAGGGAGAGGACCCGGCAGGAGGGGCGGAGGAGGGCCTGCTGCTGGGCGATCTTGTTGAGAACCTCGTTGGCGACGGCGTAGTCGATCTGCCCGGTGCGGCCGAAGCGGCCGGTGGAGGAGGAAAACATCACCATGAAGGAGAGATCGTCGTCGTCCAGAGCGCCGAGTAGGGAGCGCAGGCCGCCGACCTTGGTCGAGTAGACGGAGGCGAACTGCTCGGCGGTCTTGTCGGCGATCAGCCGGTCGGCCAGGACCCCGGCGCCGTGGATCATGCCGCGGATCGGGCCGTATTCGGCGCGGACCTCGGCGATCGCGGCGCCGACGGCCGCGGCGTCCCGCAGATCGACGGACCGGTAGAGGGGCACCCCCCCCGCGCCGGCGATGCGGCTGAGGGTGGACCGGATCTCCCGGTTGCAAAGAACAGTCTGGTACTGGGCCTCGACGTCCTTCGGCTTGAGCGGGGTGGCGGCGTTGCCGATCAGCGCCTTCTTGATCTCAGCTTCCGCCGAGAGTCCGGCAAGCCAGGCCGGTTCGGACGTCGGGAGGGCGCTGCGTCCGAGGAGAAGGAGAGTCGCCTGGGAGGAGGCGGCCAGGGCGACGGCAATCTCGGCGGTCACCCCGCGGGCGCCGCCGCTGATCACCACCACATCCCCCGGGGAGAGGGGCGAAGGGGAGGATACGGGGGGGAGGGAGAGGTCGGTGAGTTTGAGGGTTTGCAGCCCCTTGGCGGTAATCCCCACTTCCTCGGGGCCGACGGCGAGGATTTCCTCGACGAGCATCGCCGCGGGATCGGATAGATCGACGGCAAGATCGATGGCCTTGCAGGCGACCTGCGGCCACTCGTGAGCGGCGGTCTTGGCCAGACCGGCCAGTCCTCCGGAGAGGGGGTCGACCGACGGGCCGCCGGGAGGAAGGCCGAAGGAGCCGTTGAGGCGCGAGACGGTGGAGAGAAGAGCCCCCCCCTCCGCGGCGGCGGCGAACAGGGCCGGGCCGCAGAGTTGCACCAGGCCGAAGGCATCGGCGAGGAAACGGTCGTCGGTGCCGCCGCTCGGGGCGAGCAGGATCAAAGCGCCCAGTCTGGCCGGAGGCGTCAGGGTTTCCAGAGCTCTCAGATCGATCGCCTCGGGGTGGAAGTGCAGCGCGGAGAGATTCTGGCAGAGGCGCCGGCAGAGTTGGGAACCGTCGTCGCTGACCCAGATCCGGGCTCCCGGAGCCAGGGGGACCGCGGCGCGGCCGGCCTTCGGCTTGAGGGGGACGACCTTGAGCACCTTGCGCTCAATCCCGAAACCGGCTTCGCCGAGGATCGACGAAGGGGGAGGAGTCGCCGGAGCGCTGGGAGCACCGGAGACACTGGCGAGAAAATCGACGATCTGCCCCACGGTCTGCAGCGTCCCGAGATGCTCGGGGCGAATGGCCGGAGCGCCGGGAAGACGCTCCTGCAGGGTCGAGAGGATTTCCACCCGCTTGATGGAGTCAATGCCGAGATCGCTGTCGAGAGCCATCTCCAGCTCGAGCATCTCCACCGGGTAGCCGGTCTTCTCGGCGATGACACCCAACAGGGTCGCCGAGACCCGCTCCCGGTCGAGACCCTCTTCCCGGGGGGAGGGAGGCGCGGCGGCGGGACGGGGTGCGGCACTGAGATGATCGACGATCTGCCCCAGGGTCTGAAGGGTGCCGAGATCTTCGGGACGCACCGCCGGAGCGTCGGGGAGGCGCTCCTGCAGGGCCGAGAGGATCTCCACCCGCTTGATGGAGTCGATGCCGAGATCGGCGTCGAGACTCATCTCCAGCTCGAGCATCTCCGCCGGATAGCCGGTCTTCTCGGCGATGACCGCAAGGAGGACTTCGGCGACCCGGCCGTTATCGACGGCAGGAGCGACGGGAGCCGGGGCGGCAGAAGCGCTGGGAGCCGATGCGGCAGGCGCCATCCCGGCGCCGAGGTGGGCGACGATCTGCCCCAGGGTCTGCAGGGTGCCGAGATCCTCGGGACGCACCGCCGGGGCGCCGGGGAGGCGCTCCTGCAGGGCCGAGAGGATCTCCACCCGCTTGATGGAGTCGATGCCGAGATCGGCGTCGAGACTCATCTCCAGCTCGAGCATCTCCGCCGGATAGCCGGTCTTCTCGGCGATGACCGAGAGGAGGACTGCGGCGACCCGGCCGCCGTCGACGGCAGGAGCGACGGGAGCCGATGCACCAGGCGCCATCCCGGCGCCGAGGTGGGCGACGATCTGCCCCAGGGTCTGCAGGGTACCGAGATCCTCGGGACGCACCGCGGGAGCGCCGGGGAGGCGCTCCTGCAGGGCCGAGAGGATCTCCACCCGCTTGATGGAGTCGATGCCGAGATCGGCGTCGAGACTCATCTCCAGCTCGAGCATCTCTGCCGGGTACCCGGTCTTCTCGGCGATGACCGCCAGCAGAACCTCGGCGACCCGGCCGTTATCGACGGCAGGAGCGACGGGCGCCGATGCACCAGGCGCCATCCCGGCGCCGAGGTGGGCGACGATCTGCCCCAGGGTCTGCAGGGTGCCGAGATCCTCGGGACGCACCGCCGGGGCGCCGGGGAGGCGCTCCTGCAGGGCCGAGAGGATCTCCACCCGCTTGATGGAGTCGATGCCGAGATCGGCGTCGAGACTCATCTCCAGCTCGAGCATCTCCGCCGGATAGCCGGTCTTCTCGGCGATGACCGAGAGGAGGACTGCGGCGACCCGGCCGCCGTCGACGGCCGGGGCCGGGGGAACGGCGGCAACCGGCGCGGCAGGAGCCAAAACGACCGGCGGAGCGACGGCTACTGGCGCGGTCCCCCTGGCGGGAGCCGGTGCGGCGACCGGTGCGGGGACCGGTTCCACGGCCGCCCCGCGGAAGGTGGGCGCCGGGACGGGGGCCCCGGAGAAGAGCTGGCGCTGCTGCTCGACCAGGGCCTGGAAGGTGCGGGTGGCCGACTCCTGCCCTTCGAGGAACTGCCGGTGGAGGCGGGAGGTCTGTTCCTGCAGGCTCTGTAACGCCTGCAGGCTCTGCCGGGTGAGGCTCAGCGCCTCCTGCAGAGCGGCCGGGGGCGCTGCGGCGGCGGAGCGGACCGGAGCCGCGGGCGCAGCGGGTACGGCGGGTGAAGGCGGCGCTGCCGGCGCCGGCGAGTCGGCCCTCAGGACCCTGGGGGCCACCGCCGGACGGCGGGGGGGCGCCTTGAAATAGTTGGCGCCGCAGAGGGGGACGGTCATCCCCTTCTTTTTCGCCGGGGCCGAATCGCAGGCCGCGGCATACCCTTCATCCCAGAGGGAGAGGTCGAGGGGGTAGCCGAGGACGGAGAGCTCCCCGAGAACGCGGGCCAGGTCGTTGATCCCCGAGCGCTTGCCGCCGGAGGCGTCGATGGCGATCGCCCGATGGGGACGCTTGCCGAGGATCGCCTTGACCATGCCGGTGAGACGGGCGCCGGGACCGACTTCGAGGAAGGTGCGGATGCCGGATTGATACATGTTTTCGATCTCGGCGACGAAATCGACGGGGCTGGCAAGCTGGGACGCCAGAAGGTCCCGGGCCTTTTTCGCCGAGGCGGGATAGGGGTGGCCGCTGGTGTTGGAATAGACGGCGGCAGCGGATTTCTGGAAGGGGATCTCCTGCAGGCGTGCGGCGAAGGGGCCGGAGGCCTCGGCGACCAGGGCGCTGTGAAAGGCTGCGGCGACGGAGAGCGGCGTGCAGCGCAGACCCCGCTCGGACAGGAGAGCGGCCGCCCGGGCGATTTCGCTGCTGGCCCCGGAGAGGACCCCCTGGTCGGGGGTGTTGCGGTTGGCGAGGACCAGATTGAGGGCGGTCTCGCCGAGGAACGCCTCGATCTCCCCGAGGGGGGCGGAGACCGCCAGCATCGAGCCGCGGTCCCCCTCCCCGGCCGCCATCAGCTCGCCGCGGAGGCGGGAGAGGGCGTGCAGAGAGGCGCTGTCGAAAGAGCCGGCGGCGGCCAGAGCGGTGAGTTCGCCGTAGCTGTGGCCGGCAAAAGCCTCGGCGGCGACGCCGAAGGAACCGAGGACGCGCAGGGCACCGAGGCTGACGGCGCCGAGAGCCGGCTGGGCGATCTCGGTGGCGCGCAGGGCGACCTCGTCGGCGGTGCGGGTCGCCGCATCGAAGGCCGGGTGGGGATAGATCCTCCCGGAGAGGGACGCAGCGCCGCCGGAAACGGCAAAGGCTTCGTCGGCCTCGCGGAGGGTTTCGAGAAAGGGGGGGAACTGGATTGCCAGATCCTTGAGCATCCCCGGGTACTGGGCTCCCTGGCCGGGGAAGAGGATCCCCAGCGGACCGGCGGCGTCTCCGGCAAAAAAGACGGTGCCGTCGGGAGCGCTCCACCCTTCGTTTCCGGCATTCTTCTCCAGCAGGGTCAGGGCGCTGGCGATCTGGAGCGCCGGATCGCTCAGTCCTTCTTCGAGAACCAAAGAGAGGCGGCAGGACAGGGCCGGATCGAAGGCGCTGCGGCAACGGGCGGCGGCCAGGCGCACCTCATGCCACGTCCCCGCGGCGGGAAAGGCCAGCAGGGCCGCCTTCAGAGCGGTGCGGTCGGCGGCGGAAAAGGGGACGAGCTGCACATCCCCCTTCCAGTCCGAGCCGGCTTTGACGGGGCTGTATTCCTCGAGGAGGCAGTGGAAGTTGGCGCCGCCGAAACCGAGGGCGCTGACTCCGGCCCGGCGCGGATGGTTGCCCCGGGGGATCCAGGGGCGCGCCTCGGCATTGACGTAGAAGGGGGTCCTCCCCCTGGTCACCGCCTCCTGGGGCGTTTTGACCTTGATGGTGGGGGGGAGGGTTTTGTGATAAAGGGAGAGGGCGGCCTTGATGAGCCCCGCCGCACCGGAGGCGGCCTTGGTATGGCCGATCTGGCTCTTGACGGACCCGAGGGCGCACCAGGGGGAATCCCCCTCGCCGAAGACCTCCCGCAGGGCGTTGACTTCCACGGCGTCGCCGACCCGGGTGCCGGTGCCGTGGGCTTCGATCAGCTCGATGGTCGCAGGATCGACGTCCCCCTGCGCATAGGCGCGCTTGAGGGCCTTGGTCTGCCCGGCGGCGCTCGGCTCGTAAATGGCCGAGCCCCGGCCGTCGCTGGAGGAACCGAGCCCCTTGAGGACGGCATAGATCCGGTCGCCGTCGCGCTCGGCGTCGGCGAGGCGCTTGAGGACCAGGATCCCCAGCCCTTCGCCGAGGGTGGTGCCGTCGCCGTCGGCATCGAAGGGACGGGCGTGTCCCGAGGGGGAGAGGGCCGGGGTCTTGCTGAAGCAGGTGTACATGAAGATGTCGTTGAAGGTGTCGATCCCGCCGGTGACCACCATGTCGGCCTTGCCGGTGGCCAGCTCGAGGGCGGCGAGGTTGAGGGCGGAGAGGGAGCTGCCGCAGGCGGCGTCGCAGACGCAGTTGGTGCCGCCGAAATTGAAGTGCTTGCTGATCCGTCCGGCGACCACGTTGCCGAGGAGTCCGGGAAAGGAGTTTTCCTGCCAGGGGACGTAGGCGTCGGAGATGCGCGCCATGACGTCGGCGGCGACACCCTCCTCGACCCCGGCGTCCTTGAGGGCCTGGCGCCACTGGGGATGGCCGAGGCGGGAGGCCAGGGGGATGACGAGTTCCAGGGTGCCGGTGACCCCGAGAATGACGCTGACCTTTTCGCGGTCAAAGTCCCGCTCGGCACCGTATCCGGCGTCCTTTAAGGCCTGATCGACGATGAGCAGGCCGAGGAGCTGGGAGGTGTCGATCGCCTCCAGGGCGTTGGGGAGGACTCCGTACTCCATCGGATTGAAATCGACGGGGGAGAGGAAGCCGCCGTGCCTGGCGTAGACCCGGTCGGGGGACTTGGGGTCGGGATTGAAATAGTCCTCGGTCTTCCAGTGGCTCGGCGGCACCTCGGTGATGGCGTCGACGCCGTTTTTGATGTTGGCCCAGTAGGCCTGGGGGTCGTTGGCTTTCGGAAAGAGGCAGCCGAGACCGACGATCGCCAGGGGGATGGATCCGGCGCTGTCGCCGCTGTATTTTTCGTGGTTTTTTTTCAACTCAGATACTCCTTGATCCTTGCCGTTTCCAGGGGGGCAAGCAATTCGGAATCGGAGGGGAGTTCCATCCCCTGAAGGGAAAGCTGATTGGCGCGAAAAATCACCGCGGCGCCGAAGAGAAGATTCAGGGCCACGGTGACGACCTGGCGCCGGGACGGTTCCTCAAGAAAGGAGCCCCGGGCCCATTCGTTAAAGGCACCCATGGCCGGACCGCACCAGATCTGATAGTCGATGCGCCGCGACGACTCGCCGCGGTTGGCCCAGACCGGCGACTGGCCGAGATACCAGCGAAAGACCAGGGCCATGCGGTATTTGGGGTCGCGCTCGGCCTTCTCCAGCTGGCGCGGGTCGCGCCGGGAAAAAAAAGTGCGCGTCTGGTCCCAGACGGTCTCCAGCGGCAGGCGAAAGACGGTCTTCTCCAGCTTCTGCCGCTCGAGGGCCGGGAGCTCGTCGATGCTGCCATGGAGCCGGTAGAGTTCGTAGAGCCGGGCGGCGCGCATGGAGAACATGGTGCCGCGCTTGAGCACCTGAACGTTGACCCCCATCTCGAACATGTCTCCCGAGGGCGCCATGGTGATGTCGGCCTGACGGGTTTCTGCCAGAAGCTGCCGCACTTCGTCACAGGTTCCCGACTCGACACAGGCCTGGTTGACCGAACCGGTGACCAGGTAGGCGGCCCCCATGACGAAGGCGGCGGCCGCCGAGGCCGGGGTGGAAATCCCGCCGCCGAGGCCGATTCGCAGCCGCTGCCGATAGCCGTGGCGGTCCTGGAACTCCTGCCGGAGAGCGCGAATCGACGGAAAGAGGGAGATGGCCGGGCGGTTGTCGGTGTGACCGCCGGAATCCGCTTCCACCGTCACGTCCTGGGCCATGGGGATGGAGGCGGCCAGCTCGGCCTGCTCTTTCGACAAATCCCCCGCAGCAACGAGTGCCTGCAAAAAGCGCTCCGGCGGCGGAGCGAAGAACTTGGCGGCGACCTCTTCCCGGGAGATCTTGGCGATGACCCGGTTGGGGGTGACGATCTCCCCCGACGGATCGCGGTAGATGCCGTGGGTGCGAAAACGCACCACCGGCAGGGTGAGGTCGAGAAAGGCGGAGGCCTCGATGAGAGCAATGCCGCGGCGCAGGTAGAGATCGACCAGGGCCTCCTCGAGCTGCGGCTCGTTGGGGCTGTGAATCAGGTTGACCCCGAAGGGGATCGCCTCCGGACCCGACTGCAGCTCGGCAAGGGCGTCCTCGACTTCCTCGAGGGGGAGGCCGGCGGCGCCGAAAAAGCCGAGCATCCCCGCATCCCCAAGGGCGCGGACCATGGCGACGGAGCTGATCCCCTTGGCCATGGAACCGCCGATGTAGGGGTAGCGCAGGCCGTGGTCCCGGCAGAAACCGGGATCGCCGAGGCTCTCGAGGGGACAGGCCGGGATCATCCCCACAAAGGGGAGGAGTTCGGCGTCTCCCGCGGTGGCCTGGGGGGATACGAACCCGGAGCGGAGCTCGACTCCCGAGGCGGCCGCGGTGAGAAAGAGCGGAGAATCCAGACGGCGCAGGGCCTCCAGCAAGGCGGCGCCGACGGCGGACCCGGATGACAGCAGAGGGTAAAAGAGCCCCAGGGGTTGGCGATGGTTCAACGGTTGACGATCCAAGAACAAAACTCCTTGGGCAGGTGTCACTCTTTTGACCCGGCAAGAGGCGGGTCGGCCAAAGAAGAGCTGGGGCCCGACAGGCGGCAGGAAGGACGGTTCCTCCCCGAGGGACCCCGAAGCCTGCGAAGCGACGGCAGCCACCAACTCCTCGGCTACAAATCGTGTATTATTTCATTTTGCACCGGCAATGGCAAAGGGTTTATGCACACCCTCCTACCCTTCCGGGATCATTGGGTTCCCGCCGCCACAAGCACTTACACCCTGCACCCGAAACCTTTACGGAGGAACGGCAGGGGGTGCCGACCGGGAAAAGGGATTGACAACCCCAGCCAATTCAGTTAAATACATGGGCCTCAAAGCAAAAATGCCGCTATAGCTCAGCTGGTAGAGCAGCTCACTCGTAATGAGCAGGTCGTCCGTTCAAATCGGATTAGCGGCTCCAGACAACCGCAGGGGTTCATGTCGCAGGACATGAACCCCTGTTGCGTTCCCCCCCTCCCCCTCCCCTGCGGGAGAGGTGCAATCCTGCGCATTCTGTGTTTTAATATACTTTGACATAGTGAACATTGCACAGGAAAGGGGACCCGGCCGGTGATAAATTCCCACGACCTCTACAGGGAGCTTCTCGAACAGATTCACGACGGGGTCTACTTCGTCGACACCGAACGGCGCATCCTCTTCTGGAACCGCGGCGTGGAGCGGCTCACCGGGTTCGGGCGAAACGAAGTGATGAATCACTTCTGCCATGACAACCTCCTCAGGCACGTGGACGGCAACGGCACTTTTCTTTGCCAGGACGGGTGCCCCCTGCAGAAAACCATCGAGGACGGCCAGTCCCGGGAGGCTGAGGTCTTTCTCCATCACAAGGATGGTCACCGGGTCCCCGTTCATGTGCGCGTGACGCCGGTGCGCAACGCCGCCGGGGTGATCACCGGGGCGGTGGAACTTTTTAACGACAACTCCTTCCGGCATTCGTACAACGAACGGATCCGCGAGCTCGAAGACCTGGCCCTTCTCGACCCCCTCACCCGCCTCGCCAATCGCCGTTTTCTTGAAGATCACCTGGAACAGCAGATCAAGGAAATCGACCGGTACAAACTCTCGATCGGCCTGGTCTTTCTCGACATCGACCACTTCAAGCAGTTCAACGACCGCTACGGACACGACTGCGGCGACCTGGTCCTGAAAACCGTGGCCCGCACCCTGAGCGGCAACGGTCGTGCCTTCGACGTCTTCGGCCGCTGGGGGGGGGAGGAATTCATCGGCGTGCTGCGCAATATCGACGGCGACGCCCTGCGGCATGCGGCCGAGAAGTTCCGTACCCTGATCGCCACCTCGAGCGTCCCCTGGCAGGGGGAGGCGCTGTCGGTCACCGCCTCCTTCGGCGCCACCCTCCTCACCGACGAGGACACCCCCTCCTCGGGCCTGCAACGCGTCGACCGCCTCATGTACCTGAGCAAGGAGGGGGGACGCAACCGCGTCACCTTCGGTTAGCCCCCCGGCGCCCGGAGAGAGACAAATGAGCAGAAGCGGCTTCCGGAGATCCCTCCGGAAGCCGCTTTTTTTCGCGCCAGGCCAGCAGCCGCAAAAGTCGCCCCTGTCCCGCCGGCCCCTACCCCCTGAGAAGGGAGCGCCGCTGGCGATAGAGTTCATCGATCTCCGCCACCCCTTCATCGAGGAGATCGAGGTTCCGCTCGATCGCCGCAGGGGCCCTGGCCCATTCCATCTCCTCGAGGGGGGTATGAAGGCCGGCGATCTTTTCCAGAAGGACCAGATCGAAATCCAGAATGCGCTCTTCTCCTTCGGGCGAGAGTTCGGCACTGCTCCCCGTATCGTCGTCGCCGGTGGATATCTCCGCCTTGAGAAAAGCGAGGGTCTTCAGGGTGGCCGCCAGCTTGCCGTGCAGTTCCCCGCCGGTTTCACGGCCGAAGATGAAGTCGGCCAGACGATCCCGCACCTTCTCGAGTTCGGCCGCCAGGTACCGGCGCAGCAGGAGATCGGTTTGGCCGCGGCGAACCGACCGATATCCCTGGAAGCCGGGGATATGTTCGCCGAGCCGTTCGGTCTTGTGTCGCGGGTCGAGCTTCATGAAACCCTCCCTCCTCCGGCCATTCCCTTCAACATTAGCAGAGGGGACGAGGGTGTCAACGAACCTCTGGGAGCCTAGTCCTCCACCTTCCCCCGTCCCCGCTTCACCTCGGAACGCTGCTTCTTCTCGCCGAGGCGCCGCTCCCTTGCACCCCGTCCCGGCTTGGTGGGGACCCGCTTTTTCTGCCGGCGGTTCAGGGCGGCGAGGCGCTCGCGCAGCCGCTCCAGTGCCCGTTCGCGGTTTTCATGCTGGGAACGGGATTCGGTGGCGGTGACGAGAATCCCCGTCGGCAGGTGCTTGATGCGCACCGCCGACTCGGTCTTGTTCTTTTTCTGCCCCCCCGGCCCGGAGGCCCGGTAAAAGGTCACCACCAGGTCTTTGTCGCTGATCTCCAAGGTCTTTCCTCTCTCTGCCGGCTAACTGCTGGAATTTTCTCTTCATCCATGTTAGAAGGAAAAGGGCGTCGGGGCAAGGTCCCCGATCCCCCAACCCTTCAATTCTTTCCCACGGAGTGCCGCCGCCATGACCCATTTTGCCCTGACCATCATCGGCCGGGACCGCCCCGGCATCGTTTCCCAGGTGACCGAAATCCTCTACCGCATCGGCTGCAACATCGCCGACTCGACCTGCACCATCCTCGGCGGCCAGTTCGCCATGATCCTCATCCTCTCCCACCCCGAGTACCACGACCGGGAGGGTTTCGGCGAGGCGTTTGCCCCCCTCGAGGAGACGGGTCTTTCGGTCTTTCTCCGCACCCTCAAGCCCGGCGGGGAGATCCACTGCATCGATCGGGGGGAAATCTGCATGATCTCCGTCTACGGCGCCGACAAGCCGGGGATCGTCTACCGCGTCGCCAAAGAACTCGGCGACCGCCGGGTGAACATCACCGACCTCAACACCAAGCTGGTGGGGAGCGCGGCGCGGCCGGTCTACGTGATGATGATCGAGGCGGTCCTCCCCGAGGGAACCACGGTGGAGGAGATCGACGGGATGATCGGCGCTCTCAGGGAGGAGCTGCAGGTCGACATCTCCGTGCGCTCCATCACGCCGGTGGAGCTCTAGCCCCATGGCCGTCCGCGATATCATTCTCTATCCCGACCCGATCCTCAAGACGGTCTGCGCCGCGGTCCCGCACATCGACGCCGCCTCCGACGCCCTGGTGCAGGACCTCCTCGACACCATGATCGACTCCGGCCATTCGGTGGGGGTGGCGGCGCCGCAGATCGGCGTCTCCTCCCGGGTGGTGGTGGTCGACGTCTCCGGCAGCAAACTCGGCCGCAACAACAACCATGGCCAGCTGGTGCTCATCAATCCCGAAATCCTCGAGCGGCAGGGGAGCGAAACGATGCGCGAGGGGTGCATGAGCGTGCCGGACTACACCGGCAACGTCATCCGGGCCACGGAGATCGTCCTCCAGTTTCTCGACCGCGCCGGGACCGAGCGGGTCATCAAGGCCTCCGGCTTCGAGGCGGTGGCGATCCAGCACGAGATCGACCACCTCGACGGCATCCTCTTTCTCGACCGGGTTTCGAGCCTCAAGACCGACGTCTTCCGGCGCAAGTAACCTCGACCTCCATCGGCACCGTCACAGACGGCAAAAGGCCGGGCAGTCTGCCCGGCCTTTTTTTGAGCGGATTTTTCAGCGCACCGCGGCGGCTATTGCCGCTGGCGGAGAAAGGCGACGACACGCTCGGCGATCTGGTTCGAGGCGTTGACGCAGTCGTTGAGACCGACGCCGAAAAAGGCGTTTCCGGTGAGGAAGAGTCCGGGGGTCTTTTCCAGCTGCTCGTCGAGAGCCAGCAGCTTTTTGCCGTGGCCGGAGACATACTGGGGGATCGCCTTGTCATGGCGGAAGACGCGGACGAAATCGGGCTCGGCGTCGATCCCCATGATTTCCTTGAGATCGGCCTTGACCCGGGACCTGACCTCCTCCTCGCCGAGAGCAATCGCTCCGGGGTTGGTCGCTCCCCCCATCATCGAGCGCAGCAGGACGTGCCCCTCGGGGGCGCGGTGAGGGAAGATGCTCGAGTCCCAGAGGGTGCCGAGGATGTTCTTCCCTTCTTTTTTCGGAATCAGGTAGCCGAAACCGTCCAGGTCGCGGGCGATCTTCTGCCGCTGGTAGCCGAAGCAGACGACGTTCATCGGCGCGTAGGGGATCTCTTTAAGGATGTCGGCCATGGCGGCGCTGGTTTCCTCGAGCATCCCCGCCAGGGCGTGGGCCGGGGCGGCGCTGATCACCAGTTCGGCATCGAGAACCCCGCCGTTTTCCAGGTGCAGTTCGAACCCCTCCTTCCTGGGGAGGATCGCCACCACGGCGCATCCGGTGCGGAGGGTCCCCGATATCGCCGCGGCGGTGGCGTCGGAGAGCTCCTGGATCCCGGCGGAAAAGGAGGTGAGGGTCCCACCGGGACCGGCGGCGCTGGCCACCACCTTGCCGGCCTTGACCTCGGAGCGCTTCTTTTTCGCCAGGCGCGCCATCGCCTTGATCAGCCCGCCGTACTCCCGCTCCAGCTGGTAGAT
This region includes:
- a CDS encoding PfaD family polyunsaturated fatty acid/polyketide biosynthesis protein; amino-acid sequence: MIPACPLESLGDPGFCRDHGLRYPYIGGSMAKGISSVAMVRALGDAGMLGFFGAAGLPLEEVEDALAELQSGPEAIPFGVNLIHSPNEPQLEEALVDLYLRRGIALIEASAFLDLTLPVVRFRTHGIYRDPSGEIVTPNRVIAKISREEVAAKFFAPPPERFLQALVAAGDLSKEQAELAASIPMAQDVTVEADSGGHTDNRPAISLFPSIRALRQEFQDRHGYRQRLRIGLGGGISTPASAAAAFVMGAAYLVTGSVNQACVESGTCDEVRQLLAETRQADITMAPSGDMFEMGVNVQVLKRGTMFSMRAARLYELYRLHGSIDELPALERQKLEKTVFRLPLETVWDQTRTFFSRRDPRQLEKAERDPKYRMALVFRWYLGQSPVWANRGESSRRIDYQIWCGPAMGAFNEWARGSFLEEPSRRQVVTVALNLLFGAAVIFRANQLSLQGMELPSDSELLAPLETARIKEYLS
- a CDS encoding sensor domain-containing diguanylate cyclase, which codes for MINSHDLYRELLEQIHDGVYFVDTERRILFWNRGVERLTGFGRNEVMNHFCHDNLLRHVDGNGTFLCQDGCPLQKTIEDGQSREAEVFLHHKDGHRVPVHVRVTPVRNAAGVITGAVELFNDNSFRHSYNERIRELEDLALLDPLTRLANRRFLEDHLEQQIKEIDRYKLSIGLVFLDIDHFKQFNDRYGHDCGDLVLKTVARTLSGNGRAFDVFGRWGGEEFIGVLRNIDGDALRHAAEKFRTLIATSSVPWQGEALSVTASFGATLLTDEDTPSSGLQRVDRLMYLSKEGGRNRVTFG
- a CDS encoding peptide chain release factor family protein; the encoded protein is MEISDKDLVVTFYRASGPGGQKKNKTESAVRIKHLPTGILVTATESRSQHENRERALERLRERLAALNRRQKKRVPTKPGRGARERRLGEKKQRSEVKRGRGKVED
- a CDS encoding glycine cleavage system protein R produces the protein MTHFALTIIGRDRPGIVSQVTEILYRIGCNIADSTCTILGGQFAMILILSHPEYHDREGFGEAFAPLEETGLSVFLRTLKPGGEIHCIDRGEICMISVYGADKPGIVYRVAKELGDRRVNITDLNTKLVGSAARPVYVMMIEAVLPEGTTVEEIDGMIGALREELQVDISVRSITPVEL
- the def gene encoding peptide deformylase, whose amino-acid sequence is MAVRDIILYPDPILKTVCAAVPHIDAASDALVQDLLDTMIDSGHSVGVAAPQIGVSSRVVVVDVSGSKLGRNNNHGQLVLINPEILERQGSETMREGCMSVPDYTGNVIRATEIVLQFLDRAGTERVIKASGFEAVAIQHEIDHLDGILFLDRVSSLKTDVFRRK
- the hemG gene encoding protoporphyrinogen oxidase, translated to MIRIAVIGAGISGLSTAHAVQRLAAEAGLEVETTVLEKKERLGGKILSVKEEGYLCEWGPNGFLDNKPMTLELCDRLGIRERLLRSNDNARKRFIYSEKKLHRLPENGPSFLKSDLISWPGKLRLACEMLVPPYRGSADETLADFGRRRLGAEALDKLIAPMVAGIFAGDPETMSLKSCFPRIYQLEREYGGLIKAMARLAKKKRSEVKAGKVVASAAGPGGTLTSFSAGIQELSDATAAAISGTLRTGCAVVAILPRKEGFELHLENGGVLDAELVISAAPAHALAGMLEETSAAMADILKEIPYAPMNVVCFGYQRQKIARDLDGFGYLIPKKEGKNILGTLWDSSIFPHRAPEGHVLLRSMMGGATNPGAIALGEEEVRSRVKADLKEIMGIDAEPDFVRVFRHDKAIPQYVSGHGKKLLALDEQLEKTPGLFLTGNAFFGVGLNDCVNASNQIAERVVAFLRQRQ